Proteins encoded within one genomic window of Candidatus Thermodiscus eudorianus:
- a CDS encoding ABC transporter permease: MSKVWVLVRKEIRELLRERIVLFGLLLGPLLMYAVMGGVASASFSQVSQQAAYKPRIAVLTSDTWKPGNITRALAEALGSPIYTTVDPETLLGKGYDAVLVIPPGFDEDLLKGVQASVSLIYKPRTLSYAELSKPDQITGIVDSIVKSIVAENLKRYMPGITPEFLSSPVRFNTQFYYKGETVSPQQLMGLVMGVSIALPLAVLMTAIASTQVAAISFGLEKEAKTLEKLFTLPVSRRSLLLGKLIAVTVLAIGGVISYMLGLYIYMRMVMNVAAAGGGEAPTSIVLPGYVLGLLALGLALTLYTNIVIGFIIGSQAGDVRSSQMAASYISFILAIPLFPMFMGLDLTQLPATLKAAISIDPYALLAMFVSAGITGKQTIIALSGIGLVIHGIAWTLIAARLLSPETMIVGHPLLKRISRYMAERRRRSLLST; the protein is encoded by the coding sequence ATGAGCAAGGTCTGGGTGCTTGTAAGGAAGGAGATCAGGGAGCTGTTAAGGGAGAGGATAGTCTTATTCGGCCTCCTCCTAGGCCCCCTGCTCATGTATGCTGTGATGGGAGGCGTAGCCTCGGCCTCGTTCTCCCAGGTAAGCCAGCAGGCCGCTTACAAGCCCAGGATAGCGGTCCTTACGAGCGACACCTGGAAGCCCGGAAACATAACAAGGGCCCTAGCGGAAGCCCTCGGCTCCCCCATATACACGACCGTAGACCCGGAGACCCTGCTTGGGAAGGGGTATGACGCGGTCCTAGTGATACCGCCTGGATTCGACGAGGACCTGTTGAAGGGGGTACAGGCTAGTGTCAGCCTCATCTACAAGCCCCGGACTCTGAGCTACGCTGAGCTCAGCAAGCCGGACCAGATAACGGGTATAGTGGATTCTATAGTGAAGTCTATCGTGGCTGAGAACCTGAAGAGGTACATGCCCGGCATAACCCCGGAGTTCCTATCTAGCCCCGTACGCTTCAACACGCAATTCTACTATAAGGGGGAAACGGTTTCGCCGCAGCAATTGATGGGGCTCGTGATGGGGGTCAGCATCGCGCTCCCCCTGGCGGTGCTCATGACGGCGATCGCGTCAACTCAGGTGGCCGCTATAAGCTTTGGCTTGGAGAAGGAGGCTAAGACCCTTGAGAAGCTGTTCACGCTACCCGTATCGAGGCGCTCCCTACTCCTGGGCAAGCTCATAGCTGTCACGGTCCTAGCTATTGGAGGCGTTATCAGTTACATGCTCGGCCTATACATCTACATGAGGATGGTCATGAACGTGGCCGCCGCTGGAGGGGGAGAGGCGCCTACTAGCATAGTGTTACCGGGCTACGTCCTGGGCCTCCTCGCGCTCGGCCTCGCCCTCACACTCTACACCAACATAGTGATCGGCTTCATAATCGGCTCACAGGCCGGAGACGTGAGGAGCAGCCAGATGGCGGCCAGCTACATAAGCTTCATCCTAGCCATACCCCTCTTCCCCATGTTCATGGGCCTCGACCTCACACAACTCCCAGCAACACTCAAAGCCGCCATCTCGATAGACCCATACGCCCTACTAGCCATGTTCGTGTCAGCAGGGATAACGGGGAAGCAGACCATAATAGCGCTATCGGGCATCGGACTAGTCATCCACGGCATAGCCTGGACCCTGATAGCGGCCAGGCTACTAAGCCCGGAGACCATGATAGTAGGCCACCCACTCCTCAAGAGGATCTCCAGGTACATGGCCGAGAGGCGTAGAAGGAGCCTCCTATCCACCTAA
- a CDS encoding ferrous iron transport protein A: MTWNWWGRGRGRGRMGWGPGWGPLPPQVLQPPELEPGLTPLSLAPQGARVVVRAIVAGQGAYYRILSLGIAPGTELEVVENLMTYPWSPVIVRVRGVEVALGRGMADKVLVKIVSAPTTSGIENKNEK, encoded by the coding sequence TTGACTTGGAACTGGTGGGGTAGAGGACGTGGAAGAGGCAGGATGGGATGGGGCCCAGGATGGGGGCCGCTTCCTCCCCAGGTACTGCAGCCTCCGGAGCTGGAGCCAGGCCTTACGCCGCTTAGCCTAGCCCCTCAGGGGGCTCGTGTGGTTGTGAGGGCTATAGTAGCCGGTCAGGGGGCCTATTATCGTATACTGAGTCTCGGCATCGCTCCTGGCACCGAGCTTGAGGTTGTCGAGAACTTGATGACTTACCCCTGGAGCCCGGTGATTGTTAGGGTGCGGGGCGTGGAGGTGGCTCTTGGCAGGGGTATGGCTGATAAGGTTTTGGTGAAGATCGTCTCCGCACCAACCACTAGCGGCATAGAAAACAAGAATGAAAAATAA
- a CDS encoding ABC transporter ATP-binding protein has product MPLDVRGLRKSFDGIEALRGVSFTVNEGEIFGLIGPNGAGKTTTLRIVAGLLKPDAGRVSIYGLDPFQDEVKVKRIISYLPEDAGVYRHLRGIDFIEFIAEVYAEDKSLVRDMVDYAVKTSGLGTRLYDPMNTYSKGMKRRLLLATTLMTRPRLAILDEPTSGLDVYHSVVMRNTIKDYVRESRAAILLSSHNMLEVEYLCDRVAFINRGRIIASGKPEELKRTYDAKNLEEAFIKAVEGEAGLE; this is encoded by the coding sequence ATGCCATTAGACGTGAGAGGCCTGCGGAAGTCCTTCGACGGCATCGAGGCACTACGCGGCGTAAGCTTTACGGTGAACGAAGGGGAGATATTCGGGTTAATCGGGCCCAACGGGGCTGGCAAGACCACTACCCTCCGTATAGTGGCTGGCCTATTGAAGCCCGACGCCGGCCGAGTATCAATTTATGGATTGGACCCGTTCCAGGACGAGGTCAAGGTGAAGAGGATTATCAGCTACCTGCCCGAGGATGCCGGCGTCTATAGGCACCTCAGGGGGATAGACTTCATAGAGTTCATCGCCGAGGTATACGCTGAGGATAAGAGCCTCGTGAGGGACATGGTGGACTACGCGGTCAAGACCTCGGGCCTAGGCACCAGGCTATACGATCCCATGAACACCTACAGCAAGGGGATGAAGAGGAGGCTCCTACTAGCTACAACGCTAATGACCAGGCCCAGGCTAGCGATACTAGATGAGCCGACCAGCGGCCTAGACGTGTACCACAGCGTCGTCATGAGGAACACCATAAAGGACTACGTCAGGGAGTCGAGGGCCGCCATACTATTATCAAGCCATAACATGCTTGAAGTAGAATACCTCTGCGACCGGGTGGCCTTCATAAACAGGGGACGCATAATCGCCTCCGGGAAACCAGAGGAGCTCAAGAGAACCTACGACGCAAAGAACCTCGAAGAGGCATTCATCAAGGCAGTCGAGGGGGAGGCGGGGCTAGAATGA
- a CDS encoding ABC transporter ATP-binding protein: MKDSRGPLVEARGIWKRYEGVVALRDVSLRAAPGEVTVIAGPSGSGKSTLLRILAGLEDPDSGDVLFNGVSVARDPPWARNTVMLSQRPILLPHLTVRENLVLAAEARGAPRGEARELAEEVARRLGITGLLDRKPGTLSGGQLQRASLATVLAARPRVLLLDEPFAHLDLPLRESFRRLVRGLAHSESITVIQVTHDQDEALEVADSLAILVNGRVLEERDPQSTYYDPGSIETAVFLGHNVACSPPLSPRKGVPVTFPPEAVSLGEGPLDGVVTYVAARKHHTLVYIDLDGVEVKAVLAGVRGVRVGARVKFAVDRGMVKEWPGVSECGVSLYE, encoded by the coding sequence GTGAAGGACTCTAGGGGTCCGCTGGTCGAGGCCAGGGGCATATGGAAGAGATACGAAGGAGTAGTAGCCCTGAGGGATGTGAGCCTAAGGGCAGCGCCGGGCGAGGTCACTGTTATAGCGGGGCCGAGTGGTAGTGGCAAGTCAACCCTCCTCAGGATTCTGGCCGGGTTAGAGGACCCCGATAGTGGAGATGTTTTATTCAACGGTGTGAGCGTCGCGAGGGACCCTCCCTGGGCTAGGAACACGGTGATGCTGAGCCAGAGGCCCATACTACTACCCCACCTGACGGTCAGGGAGAACCTGGTGCTAGCAGCCGAGGCACGGGGGGCTCCGAGGGGCGAAGCCAGGGAGCTGGCCGAGGAGGTGGCTAGACGGCTTGGCATAACGGGCTTGCTCGACAGGAAGCCTGGCACCCTGAGCGGGGGCCAGTTGCAGAGGGCTAGCCTAGCGACGGTGCTGGCGGCCAGGCCCAGGGTGTTATTGTTGGACGAGCCATTCGCCCACTTGGACTTGCCTCTTAGGGAGTCTTTTAGGAGGCTTGTACGCGGGCTCGCGCATAGCGAATCCATCACAGTCATACAGGTGACCCATGACCAGGATGAGGCCCTGGAGGTGGCTGATTCGCTTGCCATACTCGTGAATGGCAGGGTTCTTGAGGAGAGGGACCCTCAATCCACCTACTACGACCCAGGGAGTATTGAGACCGCCGTGTTCCTGGGGCATAATGTAGCGTGCAGTCCCCCCCTATCGCCCCGCAAGGGGGTCCCAGTAACGTTTCCCCCGGAGGCTGTGAGCCTAGGCGAGGGACCCCTCGATGGCGTCGTGACTTATGTGGCGGCCAGGAAACACCACACCCTCGTGTATATAGACTTGGATGGAGTTGAGGTAAAGGCTGTCCTCGCCGGGGTGAGGGGTGTCAGAGTGGGGGCTAGGGTCAAGTTCGCTGTGGATCGCGGCATGGTTAAGGAGTGGCCTGGCGTGTCCGAGTGTGGGGTCAGCCTCTACGAGTAA
- a CDS encoding short-chain fatty acid transporter yields the protein MPQGKESSKRPWLEVFGEKAEAWVRSWMPDPFIFAIILTIIGMIIVVWVLDTPKHLGWGGTVKFLVYSAWYGGFWKLLKFSMQMTLILVTGYVIAYHPYIYRGLSKLAGWPKNTKQAAVLAALVSILLSYISWGLSLIGGAVLAREIGRQAYFKKRKIHYPAVVAAAYAGLGLTWHWGLTASASLLMNTPGYFLGKVVKELYGRETIPLSETIFHPYTIANFILVTIFAMIIFWFISPSHENVKGIEEYDPKAVEREEEVPRFEKVEAKTLADKLENSRTLAYITVLLGLIAIGYDLGTKGISRALNLNTMNFIFLIFGLLLYGNPIRYARVFYNSVRSAAGVILQFHFYAGIFGLFNTKLPATGVSAAMIIANKIASVATPTTWPIVAWLIAGLVNIFVPSGGGEWAAIGEILIRAGHALGVPIGKTIIAYSVGDAWTNLLQPFWAIPLLHITNTRARDVFGYTLTLMLLIAPVIALGLLLIPY from the coding sequence TTGCCCCAGGGTAAGGAGTCCTCAAAGCGTCCTTGGCTGGAAGTATTCGGAGAAAAGGCAGAAGCCTGGGTCCGGAGCTGGATGCCCGACCCATTCATATTCGCAATAATACTAACAATAATAGGAATGATAATAGTAGTATGGGTACTAGACACGCCAAAACACCTGGGATGGGGAGGAACAGTAAAATTCCTAGTGTACAGCGCATGGTACGGAGGCTTCTGGAAGCTGCTAAAGTTCAGCATGCAAATGACACTAATACTCGTAACCGGCTACGTCATAGCATACCACCCCTACATCTACAGGGGGCTATCGAAGCTAGCCGGATGGCCCAAAAACACCAAACAGGCAGCAGTACTCGCCGCACTGGTATCAATACTGCTCTCCTACATAAGCTGGGGCCTAAGCCTAATAGGCGGTGCAGTGCTGGCGAGGGAGATAGGGAGACAAGCCTACTTCAAGAAACGCAAAATCCACTACCCCGCAGTGGTGGCAGCGGCATACGCTGGCCTCGGCCTCACATGGCACTGGGGTCTGACGGCTAGCGCGTCCCTGCTAATGAACACGCCAGGCTACTTCCTGGGGAAGGTGGTCAAGGAGCTATACGGCAGGGAGACTATACCGTTGAGCGAGACGATATTCCACCCCTACACCATAGCAAACTTCATACTAGTCACCATATTCGCCATGATAATCTTCTGGTTCATCTCCCCAAGCCACGAGAACGTCAAGGGCATCGAGGAATACGACCCCAAAGCCGTGGAGAGAGAGGAGGAAGTACCCCGCTTCGAGAAGGTTGAGGCAAAGACCCTAGCAGACAAGCTAGAGAACTCCAGGACGCTAGCCTACATAACCGTACTACTCGGCCTCATAGCCATAGGCTACGACCTAGGCACGAAGGGAATAAGCAGGGCCCTAAACCTCAACACGATGAACTTCATCTTCCTGATATTCGGACTCCTACTCTACGGCAACCCGATAAGATACGCCAGGGTATTCTACAACAGCGTACGCTCGGCGGCGGGCGTCATACTCCAGTTCCACTTCTACGCCGGTATATTCGGGCTATTCAACACGAAGCTGCCAGCAACCGGCGTTAGCGCCGCGATGATCATAGCCAACAAGATAGCCTCCGTAGCAACCCCGACGACATGGCCGATAGTAGCTTGGCTGATAGCCGGTCTAGTCAACATATTCGTCCCCAGCGGAGGAGGAGAGTGGGCCGCGATAGGCGAGATACTGATCAGAGCCGGCCACGCCCTAGGAGTACCGATAGGGAAGACAATAATAGCCTACTCCGTAGGAGACGCCTGGACCAACCTGCTCCAGCCCTTCTGGGCCATCCCACTGCTCCACATAACCAATACTAGGGCTAGAGACGTCTTCGGCTACACGCTGACACTAATGCTATTGATAGCCCCGGTGATAGCCCTCGGACTATTGCTAATCCCCTACTAG
- a CDS encoding MoaD family protein — MEAISVKLRVYATLIEAVGRRAMDVSMPRGSRVIDLLLRTGLAGVVLEDGRVREMYKVLVNGRDIEFLDGLDTVLRDGDVVDVFPPVAGG, encoded by the coding sequence TTGGAGGCTATTAGCGTTAAACTAAGAGTCTATGCCACTTTGATTGAGGCGGTCGGTAGACGCGCTATGGATGTTAGTATGCCTCGGGGCTCTAGGGTGATCGACCTGCTCCTCAGGACAGGGCTTGCCGGGGTTGTGTTGGAGGATGGGAGGGTTAGGGAGATGTATAAGGTCCTGGTTAATGGGAGGGATATAGAGTTCCTCGATGGCTTGGATACCGTCTTGAGGGATGGCGATGTTGTCGACGTGTTCCCCCCGGTGGCTGGCGGCTAG
- a CDS encoding aldehyde ferredoxin oxidoreductase family protein: MHWFWGKGLLVELKGDNAEYTGFEIPWEAYRLLLGGRGLGVLVWSLHAGKTPPEPLSPDNPLVISPGALVGSGLSTASKTAFVARSPLTGLLGRSMAGGRIGWEIRRTGYDLIVVKGALDDPGILVVDNDGVRIEEAGSLWGKRIGEARGALKERHPGYADAIIGPAGENLSAISMIDAGGRQAGRTGLGAVMGSKKLKAILVKGNTPPKAADRSRVLEEAGRLNKATHEARASKALVEYGTPLMLDYTNKAYGVLPSLNWKRSTLSWCPDPERAHEELSRFAPRYRVGRNPCIGCGRPCTQVIRVGDSPSVDGPEYETVYALGSDIGICNIRDVAYLNHLADELGFDTISLGATIAWAMHAGEKGYLDGALAWGDAEEVARLVEDMAYRRGRLGALLADGSRRAADRLGAGHDLLVDVKGLEPPAYDARGLKGMALGYMVSSRGADHLTSGAYAFELYGRLWRYSSVDRLVYEGKAQLVKDGEDLMAFYDNTGICKFSRGTIYPENTAGLISALTGYSYTPGDLLLSGERTVTLERLVNLWLGLEPEVHDELPPRYYREPISDGPSSGEAVDRRVMEVLRREYYAARGWSPDGVPLASTLVRLDLAGVVPGVLLGLARSVVSG; the protein is encoded by the coding sequence ATGCACTGGTTCTGGGGCAAGGGCCTCCTAGTGGAGCTGAAGGGGGATAACGCAGAGTATACCGGTTTCGAGATACCCTGGGAAGCCTACAGGCTACTGCTGGGTGGAAGGGGCCTCGGAGTGCTAGTCTGGAGCCTCCACGCAGGCAAGACCCCTCCCGAGCCCCTATCCCCCGACAACCCGCTAGTTATATCTCCCGGGGCCCTGGTTGGGAGCGGGCTCTCGACAGCCAGTAAAACAGCGTTCGTCGCGAGGAGCCCACTAACAGGCCTACTCGGCAGATCTATGGCGGGGGGCAGGATAGGGTGGGAGATCAGGAGGACTGGCTACGACCTTATAGTCGTCAAGGGAGCCCTCGACGACCCCGGAATCCTAGTCGTTGATAATGATGGCGTGAGGATAGAGGAGGCTGGGAGCCTATGGGGTAAGAGGATAGGAGAGGCTAGGGGGGCTCTAAAGGAGAGACACCCTGGCTACGCCGACGCCATCATAGGCCCTGCCGGCGAGAACCTATCGGCCATCTCCATGATAGACGCTGGCGGCAGGCAGGCTGGCAGGACGGGGCTCGGAGCAGTCATGGGCTCTAAGAAGCTCAAGGCGATACTAGTGAAAGGCAACACCCCGCCAAAGGCGGCCGACAGGTCCAGGGTGTTGGAGGAGGCGGGGAGGCTCAACAAGGCTACCCACGAAGCCAGAGCCTCCAAGGCGCTAGTGGAGTATGGCACGCCGCTTATGCTAGACTATACAAACAAGGCCTACGGCGTCCTGCCATCGCTCAACTGGAAGAGGAGCACGCTATCCTGGTGCCCAGACCCCGAGAGAGCTCACGAGGAGCTATCACGGTTCGCCCCTAGATACAGGGTTGGCCGCAATCCCTGCATCGGCTGCGGAAGGCCCTGTACACAGGTGATAAGGGTCGGGGATTCGCCCAGCGTGGACGGCCCCGAGTACGAGACCGTCTACGCGCTGGGCTCCGATATAGGGATCTGCAACATCAGGGACGTGGCCTACCTCAACCATTTAGCTGACGAGCTCGGATTCGACACCATAAGCCTCGGCGCCACTATCGCCTGGGCGATGCATGCCGGCGAGAAGGGGTACCTGGATGGGGCCCTGGCGTGGGGTGATGCGGAGGAGGTGGCGAGGCTGGTCGAGGACATGGCTTATAGGAGGGGCAGGCTTGGAGCCCTGCTTGCCGACGGGTCCCGTAGGGCCGCTGACAGGCTTGGAGCGGGCCATGACCTGCTAGTCGATGTGAAGGGCCTTGAGCCCCCGGCCTATGATGCTAGGGGGTTGAAGGGCATGGCCCTGGGATACATGGTTTCGAGCAGGGGCGCCGACCACTTGACTAGCGGGGCCTATGCCTTCGAGCTGTATGGGAGGCTCTGGAGGTACTCCAGCGTTGACAGGCTAGTCTATGAGGGTAAAGCGCAGCTTGTCAAGGACGGGGAAGACTTGATGGCGTTCTACGATAACACGGGCATATGTAAGTTCTCCAGGGGGACTATATACCCCGAGAACACGGCTGGTCTAATCTCGGCTCTAACAGGGTACTCCTATACTCCGGGCGACTTGCTCCTCTCAGGCGAGAGGACTGTTACGTTGGAGAGGCTGGTCAACCTCTGGCTCGGGCTAGAGCCAGAGGTCCACGACGAGCTGCCTCCCCGTTATTATAGGGAGCCTATATCGGATGGGCCGAGTAGCGGCGAGGCCGTTGATAGGAGGGTTATGGAGGTGCTTAGGCGGGAGTATTATGCCGCCAGGGGCTGGTCTCCGGACGGGGTCCCTCTGGCTAGTACTCTAGTACGCCTTGATTTGGCTGGCGTAGTGCCCGGGGTCTTGCTGGGGTTGGCGCGTAGCGTGGTGTCCGGCTAG
- a CDS encoding potassium channel family protein — MIESNRAMVYADRVMTHGFRRLMDAFTTAIGIGIAYALLVNPGHQVALLADLVFAGLLLVIGILSRTPLALVIPSSLPILLVSSTPLNPDYALIAGITVMGVRGLRLVYDVREILSGMGRLGRLLDSVIIQAGLLAMITVLGGSLTIYIVEYGAPGSHVHSLTDALWLTLVTITTVGYGDMVPVTPEGRMVASMLMLVGIGMFTFFLSTLAAGLVRIVMVEGEVSPLEGRKRLLIELIKRIEELDDDEYEVLKKHLDVLYTIATADRRAVIKIDLSPETLGVPSNLVSTLEEGGQEA; from the coding sequence TTGATTGAATCCAACAGAGCCATGGTGTATGCCGACAGGGTTATGACCCACGGTTTCAGGAGGCTAATGGACGCGTTCACGACAGCCATAGGCATAGGTATAGCCTACGCCCTCCTAGTTAATCCAGGCCATCAGGTCGCCCTACTAGCGGACCTCGTGTTCGCTGGGCTCCTCCTCGTAATCGGGATACTCTCTAGGACCCCCCTGGCCCTCGTGATCCCGTCGAGCCTCCCCATACTCCTAGTCTCCAGTACGCCCCTAAACCCGGACTATGCCCTCATTGCCGGGATAACGGTTATGGGTGTCCGGGGGTTGAGGCTCGTCTATGACGTAAGGGAGATTTTATCGGGGATGGGGAGGCTCGGCCGGCTGCTCGATTCTGTCATAATCCAGGCCGGCCTGCTCGCTATGATAACCGTGCTCGGAGGGAGCCTAACCATCTACATAGTAGAGTACGGGGCCCCCGGCAGTCACGTACACTCCCTGACGGATGCGTTGTGGCTTACGCTAGTCACGATAACCACGGTTGGCTATGGTGACATGGTCCCGGTCACGCCCGAGGGCCGGATGGTGGCCAGTATGCTCATGCTGGTCGGGATCGGCATGTTCACGTTCTTCCTATCGACCCTAGCGGCGGGCCTGGTGAGGATTGTCATGGTCGAGGGCGAGGTCTCGCCTCTGGAGGGTAGGAAGAGGCTGTTGATAGAGCTGATAAAGAGGATAGAGGAGCTCGACGATGACGAGTACGAGGTGCTGAAGAAGCACCTAGACGTCCTATACACTATAGCCACCGCCGATAGGAGGGCCGTGATAAAGATCGACTTGTCCCCGGAGACCCTGGGTGTGCCCTCGAACCTCGTCTCGACCCTGGAAGAGGGCGGGCAAGAGGCTTAG
- a CDS encoding phosphate-starvation-inducible PsiE family protein translates to MESECEERGYRLMRGIIDTLEVILATILAAAILIASAKLIKLMYIDLVESELNKTKVLEILDMILLLLLAIDILRTLLTAVVRRRFPIRIVIEAAMLAVLREIISVEIRHLDWSMLVSLGVVFLILSFMWIIIGRLETQGKLREAMAT, encoded by the coding sequence TTGGAGAGTGAATGCGAGGAGAGAGGATACCGGTTAATGCGGGGTATAATAGATACCCTTGAAGTAATCCTAGCCACGATACTAGCTGCCGCGATCCTCATAGCATCGGCCAAGCTAATCAAGCTGATGTACATCGACCTAGTAGAGTCCGAGCTGAACAAGACGAAGGTGCTAGAGATACTAGACATGATACTGCTACTCCTCCTAGCAATAGACATACTCAGGACCCTCCTAACCGCCGTGGTCAGGAGGCGCTTCCCGATAAGGATAGTCATAGAGGCCGCGATGCTAGCGGTCCTCAGAGAGATAATCAGCGTAGAGATACGGCACCTGGACTGGTCGATGCTGGTCTCGCTCGGCGTGGTATTCCTCATATTATCGTTCATGTGGATCATCATAGGCAGGCTGGAAACCCAGGGGAAGCTGAGGGAGGCCATGGCCACCTAG
- a CDS encoding amidase, giving the protein MSGGIAGKLAKGLELEKMLVDSIWSGLGDFKGVVEDVSDIISSEVGKCHEGLVRRLLEQRILVHPPVSGETCGPLIVYKDNFMRSGEPASLGTGYLTLHPQTTSWLLEKLASAGFKLLGRGNMHELGLGTTNVNPHTGTPVNPVAPGRITGGSSGGPAAAVATGEVYLGVGTDAAGSIRVPAAFTGVYGVKPVMDETSDADFYTVMPSLETAGFLAKTPLHVVPPLYLAGLIELEEVLQAYKKLATRKATIGVFKFTRRISEEVSEAYHRVLALLDEAGLTYRVIPEGRLAWFMAAERLRAIIALREAYLSLYREYRVFSDVMGDDIRLILDLGSRIDHALYMEARGMLGRVRRLARLLLGEYDLVLLPTVPRDAPKLDEVTPELSASSTFTWLTGPFNVLDLPAASVPIWSVRLPSGIPFPLQLASASSTGALVGYSILLYKFLNK; this is encoded by the coding sequence TTGTCAGGCGGCATAGCTGGTAAACTAGCCAAGGGGCTTGAACTGGAGAAGATGCTGGTAGACTCGATATGGAGTGGGCTAGGAGACTTCAAGGGCGTGGTGGAAGATGTCAGCGATATAATATCGAGCGAGGTAGGAAAATGCCACGAAGGCTTAGTCCGTAGGCTACTAGAGCAGAGAATACTAGTACACCCCCCGGTGAGCGGCGAGACATGCGGTCCATTGATAGTCTACAAGGACAACTTCATGAGATCCGGGGAACCTGCAAGCCTAGGCACAGGCTACCTCACCCTACACCCCCAGACAACCTCATGGCTCCTTGAGAAACTCGCCAGCGCAGGGTTCAAGCTCCTTGGGAGAGGCAACATGCACGAGCTAGGCCTAGGCACCACCAACGTCAACCCGCACACGGGAACGCCGGTAAACCCTGTGGCGCCGGGTAGGATAACTGGGGGCAGTAGCGGCGGCCCGGCGGCAGCCGTAGCCACGGGAGAGGTATACCTTGGCGTGGGAACCGATGCCGCTGGGAGCATACGCGTGCCAGCGGCATTCACGGGAGTCTATGGCGTTAAACCCGTTATGGACGAGACCAGTGATGCCGACTTCTACACAGTCATGCCTAGCCTTGAAACCGCTGGTTTCCTGGCAAAGACGCCCCTACACGTGGTACCTCCACTATACCTGGCTGGACTGATCGAATTAGAGGAGGTCCTCCAAGCCTACAAGAAACTCGCCACTAGGAAGGCCACGATTGGAGTATTCAAGTTCACCCGGAGGATCTCCGAGGAGGTCTCTGAGGCCTACCATCGGGTCCTGGCGCTCCTAGACGAGGCCGGGCTCACGTATCGTGTTATACCGGAGGGTAGGCTAGCCTGGTTTATGGCTGCGGAGAGGCTTAGAGCGATAATAGCCCTTAGAGAAGCGTATTTGAGCCTATACCGCGAGTACAGGGTCTTCAGCGATGTTATGGGAGATGATATTAGGCTGATACTTGATCTGGGTTCTCGCATTGACCACGCGCTCTACATGGAGGCCCGGGGTATGCTTGGGAGGGTTAGACGCTTGGCGAGGCTGTTGCTGGGTGAGTATGACCTGGTGTTGCTTCCAACGGTTCCAAGAGATGCGCCTAAGCTAGACGAGGTGACCCCGGAGCTTTCGGCGTCATCAACGTTTACGTGGCTTACGGGTCCCTTCAATGTGCTAGACTTGCCAGCGGCTAGTGTTCCTATCTGGAGTGTCAGGCTCCCGAGCGGTATCCCCTTCCCCTTGCAGTTGGCTTCTGCCTCGTCTACGGGGGCCCTGGTGGGCTACTCGATATTACTTTATAAATTCTTAAATAAATAA
- a CDS encoding alanyl-tRNA editing protein: MEGTRLLFQEDSYLREFEARVVSVEGDRVVLDRTAFHPRPSGGLDADRGVLEGPLGIYKVVDTVAEGDVVVHIVPGHRLKPGDRVVGRIDWERRYRMMKLHTASHILAAILYKRYGALVTGGHISPEQARDDFDLSMVEGDWKEVLRRALEEAEEIAGRCLEVKIYWLPREEALKIPGLVKLAEKMPPGANRLRIVEIPGVDVQADGGPHVRNTCEIGGLKLLRLESKGRKRRRIYYTLNQ; encoded by the coding sequence TTGGAGGGCACCCGTCTCCTCTTCCAAGAGGACAGCTACCTGAGGGAGTTCGAGGCCAGAGTCGTCTCCGTCGAGGGGGACCGCGTAGTATTGGATAGGACGGCCTTCCACCCCAGACCCAGCGGAGGGCTAGACGCGGATAGAGGAGTGCTTGAGGGACCCCTAGGCATTTACAAGGTCGTCGACACCGTAGCGGAGGGAGACGTTGTAGTCCACATAGTGCCGGGCCACAGGCTCAAGCCGGGAGACCGGGTTGTGGGTAGGATAGACTGGGAGAGGAGGTATCGTATGATGAAGCTACACACGGCGAGCCATATACTCGCGGCGATCCTCTACAAGAGGTATGGAGCGTTGGTGACGGGCGGCCATATTTCGCCAGAGCAGGCTAGGGATGACTTTGATCTATCAATGGTTGAGGGCGACTGGAAGGAGGTCCTCCGGAGGGCGTTGGAGGAGGCCGAGGAGATAGCGGGTAGATGCCTCGAAGTCAAGATTTACTGGCTGCCCCGGGAGGAGGCTCTAAAGATACCGGGCCTGGTGAAGCTTGCCGAGAAGATGCCTCCAGGCGCCAATAGGCTGCGGATAGTCGAGATACCTGGAGTCGACGTCCAGGCTGATGGGGGCCCACACGTGAGGAACACCTGTGAGATCGGCGGGTTGAAGCTATTGAGGCTTGAGAGTAAGGGTAGGAAGAGGAGGAGAATCTACTACACGCTAAACCAGTAG